The sequence TAGTTTCCTGTTTAACATAGCATAGTCTTTTAGTCTAATTAGTAATACATCAAAATTATCTTCATCTATATCGCTAGCATTTTCAAAAATCTCTACGCTACCTTTCATATACTTAATATATTCTTTTGCTATAGTATTATATGCATGGTGAGCTGAATCGGTAAGAATAGCAAACCTAGTACCCCTTACATCTTTATATCTCTCTCTTCCATCTGATTTTTCTGTCTCTTTAAATGTTAAAGTAAAGTAAAATCTTGAACCTTTTCCCTCTTCTGATTCAACTTCTAATATACCGCCCATCATAGATACATATTTTGAACAAATTGTAAGACCTAGACCTGTACCACCATATCTTCTTGTTATGGTTGAGTCTGCTTGTGAGAAAGCACTAAAGATATTTTCAAGTCTGTCTGGCGATATACCAATACCATTATCTTTTACACTAAAGCTAATTTTTGCCTCACCTTCAATATCAGATTGCAAGCGACTAATTTCAACAAGTATAGTGCCGTTAGTAGGAGTAAACTTAACAGCATTGCTCATTAGGTTAATTAAAATTTCTTTAATTTTCGGAACATCTCCATATAAATGATTTACTAAACTAGGATCAATGTATGATAGCAAATCAATATTCTTCTCGCTAGATTTTGCAGCATAAACTTCAATAGCGCTTTCAAAATCTGAAATTGGGTCAAATAGAATATCTTCAATTTCAATTTTATTACTTTCAATTTTGGAAACATCAAGAATATTATTTATAATGGTTAACAGGTTTTCAGAGCTTTTTTCAACGGTTTCAACATAGTCTCTTTGTTCCTCATCAAGTTCTGTGTTGCTAAGAAGTTCAGTAAATCCTAAAATACCATTTAGAGGTGTTCTAATCTCATGGGACATATTTGCAAGAAAGATTGATTTGGCTTTGTTGGCTTCTTCAGCTGCTTGTTTTTCTCTTGCTATGGCATCAACTGCATCCTCGATAACTGAATAAGCCCTAGTTAGACCTTCAGATGTTCTTAAGTCAATATGAATGTCTTGGTTTGAAATATGCCCAATATTGCCAAGAACCCCATCAAGTTCTTCTATATTTCTTTGGAATCTTCTAATAACTATAATAGCCATAAATAATAGTATCAATGCGGCTATAGCAACTCCAATAGATATAAATAGCTGAGTTTTGATTCCTTCTTGATATGCTTTTTCTTTTGCATTTAGTTCACCATCAATTTTTTCAGCTATTTGTTGGATTAGTTTAACTTTATCACTTGCAGCAGCAAACCATTCCATAGCTGCAACGCTATAGTCACCAGTTAAGGCTTCTTGTTGAAGCTGAACACTAAGATAGTTAGCATTTGAAATTGTGTTTTGAGAAGCAGGGGATGATAAAAATTTTTCTATATCTTCTTTTACATCTGATTTTGGTAGAGTGTTATATGATATTATATTACTTTGACTTGCTATCTTTCTCCATGTATTTAGAGTTTCAAAATTTAAGTTTTCACCTTTTGAAAGTATAGATAAAACATAGTCTCTTTCAAAAGCTGATGTAATAGCTGTTTGATAAGTTAAGACAAGGTTAGAAATTAAAGCTGCAATTTCTGGTGTTGTTGCATTTTCTTGTGCGTTTTTTAGATATTCAAAATAGGTATCATCTAATTCTTTAAAATATTTTAAAAATAAATCTTGAAATGAAGTTTCGAAACTATCAATATTTTTTCTTATATTACCTAGCTGATTTGCAAAATCAGTAATTTTTTGTATTTGCTCAGGTGTATCTTGATTTACAAAATATAAAATAATATCTTTTTTCTGATCATTTGCATTATTTACATAGTTATTAAATTCACGGATTACCTTATCAGTTTTTTGTCTTTGAATATTAAGAATTTCTCCAACATTAAATCTACCAGCACTAGCAGAATATATTGCACTAATACCTCTTTCTTGACCTATTTGATCAGTAACAGCTCTGGCGTTATTAATATTTTTCATTGTATATCGCAGATTTGCTGCAGATTTATAGTTTTCGTAAGAAAAATATAGATAGTAGCCAACTATTGCTAAAATAATCGCTAGGGGAATACCCATTGCCATTTTAAGAATTGAAGTTGTATTTAGCTTCATAGTTCATCCCTTTTTGTAATGATTTTATTTATTTTTGTAATGATATCGTTATATTTTGTAAAAGTCACTGAAATTTCATTAATATTTGCATTTTCTAAATTAATAATTGCTTCAACCAAAGGTTTTAGCCCCAATGATTCTGCTGGCTCTTTTAGGCTTAGTAGTATGTATGATGATTGTTTTTTATCACCTAGCGTTAAAGATTCATATAATATTTTCTCTTTTGACTTAGCTTCTTCTAGAAATTCTGACAAAATAATTTTGTAATTAATATAATCTAAATCTATATTTTTAGCTTTTTTACTGAGCCACTCCTCATTTATATAGTTATAATCCAACAAACTCTCAATTTTATCAACTTCTATAACATCTATTGCATAGCATATAGTTTTATTTATATTATAGAAATAGTCCATACTAAATTTTAGATTTAACTTTTTTTGCTTATCAGTTTTAAACACCACATAAATATATTTTTTTTTATTTTTTAACATATAGTCTATAAAATGATTATACGAACCTAAATCAAAATCAGCTTCTATAAAAAAACTAGTTATATCATCATGCTGTGCTTGAAAACTTCCAAAATCAAAAAAACCAAAAGAATTTAATAGTTTTTTTGATATTCCTACAAGTTTATAATTTGAATCATACAGTATCAATTAAAGTTCCTTCATTAAGAAAATTTTTAAACTATTTTACCATATATAGTTTTAAAAATTAATATTTTATTTAAAATTTTAGTTTTTCTGCACTAATTTTACCTATAATTTCTGAAATTTCATCAAAATTTGCCTTATAAACATTTTCAAAAGTTCCAAAATAATCAATTAATTTTTGAATTTTACCATCACTTAAACCTAAATTTTTTAAATTTGAACGATTTATATCTAGATTTCTTTTTATTTTTTGATGAAAACTTATGGCAAATCTATGAGCTTCATCTCTTAATTTTTGGATAAATTGCAGTTTTTTATCACTAGGTGGCAATGTAAAAGTTCCATTTAATGTATAAATTTTGTCTTTTGCGTTTCCTTTTGCACGGTAAGCTTTTGCATCTACTTTTTCTTTTGAAATCGCTATTAAATCGATATTTGCCCCAGTACTTTTAACAATATCATTAGCTAAGTTTAAAAGTGCTATTCCGCCATCAATAACCCATAAATCAGGAGGGTTTAATTTCTCAAATCTTTGTGCACGCATAGTTAAAAATTCGCTCATTTGATCATAATCGCTATTAGAGCTTAGATGCATATGGCGGTAGTTTGATTTGTTAAAACCATCTTCATTATATGCTATCATAGCACCAACAGGAGCACTTCCAAACATATGTGAATTATCGTAAGCTTCTATGTTTAGTGGTAAATTTGAGAGTTTGAAATACTCTTTAATCTCATTTAAAAGTTGATATCCATCTGTTTTTAGATGTTTTTTTATATTAATCTCTCCGTTTTTATAAGCAATATCACAAATTTTTCTTTTTTCACCTATTTTTGGGTACAAAACTTCAAATTTTTTATTATGTCTAGATGTTAGAATTTGGCTTACTAGCTCTCTGTCTTCAAAATCCTCATAGACATAAATTTTATTTACAGATATAGGCGAGCCAACAGGAAATGCATCAAGAACAACTTGCTTGTAAATTTCATTTAAATCAGACTCATCGGCTAATTTTGAGTTAGTAATGTTAAAGTTTGAGTTCGATATTTTACCATCTCTAATGCTAAATCTAACCGAGCTTATAAGTTTGTTAGCTGAGTTTATCGCAATAACTTCAAAATCTTCAAGTTTTGCTAAATCAACTTCAACTTTAATATCCAAATCTTTTAGTAACCCAATCTTATCTCGTAAATTTGCTGCTTCTTCGTAGTTTTGATTTTCTGCTAATTGCATCATTTTTTCATGCAAAGCACTTATCATACTTTTTGGATTTTTAAGTGCAGTTATTGCATTATCAACTATTTTAGCATATTCCTCTTTTGAAATTTTGTTTTCACAGGGTGCGTAACACCTATCTATTTGGTAAAAAAGACAAGATTTTTTACCTTTAATGCAACTTGCTTTTTGAACCAGTTTAAACTGCATATATAAAATTTCTAAAATTTCCTTAGCGCCCCTAAAATATGGTCCAAAATACTTTATATTTACCCCTTTTACAACTTTTCTAGTTATTGTAAATCTAGGAAAATCTTGATTTAAATCTATATAAATATAAGGATAAGTCTTATCATCTCTTAATAAAATATTATATTTTGGATGAAGTTGTTTTATAAAAGAATTTTCAAGTATTAAAGCATCGCTTTCGCTAGCTGTAACTACATACTCTAAATTTACAGCCTCGCTTAGCATTTTAGCTATTCTTGAACTTACATTTTTATTTATTCCAAAACTAGGTGTAAAAGAAAAATAGCTTCTAACTCTGTTTTTTAAAATTTTAGCTTTTCCTACATATAGTAGTTTGCCATTTTTATCAAAATACTGATAAACTCCAGGTAAATTTGGAAGTGTTTTAATCTGTTTTGCTAGCAATTATTAGTTTCCTAATCTCTTCAAAAATTTCAAAAGCCTTTTTATCTTTAATGTTATTTTTAAATTTACCACTACTTTTTTCATAGTAAATGTGCTGAGTTTCTCTCTCTTTTTGCAAAGTTTGCATCATTTTTATTTTTCTTTTCATATAGTTTGTGGCTACAAAAATTCTTATATCACTAGCATTTTTTAGTTCTGAATTTGGTCTAGCCATTAAAAACATTTTTAATAAGTCTTTTATGTTTTTTATATTACTATCTCTTTTAAGTTCTTGAAGCCCTGCATTATGCTTGCAGGCTATATAGAGAATTTCATTTTTTTGATATATAAATGCAATGACTTTTTGATGGGTTTGGCTAAAAAGCTTTAAAAAATCATTTAAGTCTTCATAATTTTTATAAAGGGTTGAGTTTTGAATTTCAGTAATTACACATTTGGCACTTTTCATAAGTGTATTTTAGCATTATTAATATTAATTTTTGTTGTAGGTTGTGGCTATAAAGGACCACCTGTTTATACAGAAGGTGAGATAAGTATAAAGCACACAAGCAATTGGTAAAAATAAATTTAGATATATTTTGATATACTAACCTGTAAATTTATAAATAGGAATTTTAATGAGAACAGCAGACATAGTTATACTTGATTTTGGATCACAATACACACAGTTAATCGCAAGAAGATTAAGAGAACAAGGCGTTTATGCCGAACTTATACCATTTAATACAAGTTTAAATGATATAAAAGCAAAAGAGCCAAAAGGTATTATTTTAAGTGGTGGTCCAGCTAGTGTTTATGCAAAAGATGCTTATTTTAGTGATGAGGGCATTTTTGAGCTTGGAATTCCAATACTTGGAATTTGCTATGGAATGCAACTAATTGCACACCATTTTGGTGCAAGTGTTGTAGCTGCAAAGGAAAAAGAGTATGGAAAAGCACAAATTTTCTTCAAAAAAGAGCATGAGCTTTTTAAAGATACAAAAGATGGTCAAGTTGTTTGGATGAGCCACTCTGACAAGGTTGAAAATTTGCCTGAGGGTTTTGAAGTTATTGCATACTCTGAAAATAGCGAGTATTGTGCTTATGGAGATGATGAAAGAAAGATATATGCCTTGCAATTTCACCCAGAAGTTGCACATTCTACATTTGGAAATACAATACTAAAAAACTTTGCAAAATACATTTGCAAATGTGAAAGCACTTGGAATATGGGAAGTTTTGCAAAACTACAAAGCCAAAAGATAAAAAATCTAGTTGGAGATGACAAAGTTCTATGTGCTGTAAGTGGTGGGGTTGATAGCTCTGTTGTAGCAGCTTTGCTAGGAAGTTGTATAAAAGATAATTTGATTGTAGTTTTTGTGGATAATGGACTTTTAAGAAAAGATGAAGCAAAGCATGTTCAAGAAACTTTTAAAACAAGACTTGGGATAAATTTGATAAGCATTGATGCTAGTGAGACATTTTTAAGTAGGTTAAAAGGTGTAACAGATCCAGAACAAAAAAGAAAAATTATAGGCAACACATTTATAGAGATATTTGATAAAGAGGCAGCTAAACATACAGATGTGAAATACCTAGCACAAGGAACACTTTATAGTGATGTGATAGAAAGCAGTGTAGCTGGAGCTAGTAAAACTATAAAAAGTCATCACAATGTTGGCGGTCTTCCAAAAGATATGAAATTTAAACTAATTGAGCCTTTAAGAGAGATATTTAAAGATGAAGTTAGAGCCCTTGGTTTGGAACTTGGCTTGAGTAGGGATTTGGTTTTTAGACATCCTTTCCCTGGACCTGGTCTTGCTATAAGAATTATGGGTGAAGTTACTGAGGATAGACTTGAGCTTTTAAGAAAAGCTGATGTGATTTTAAGACAAGAGCTAAAAAGCACAGGTTGGTATGATAAAACTTGGCAAGCATTTTGTGTGCTTTTAAATGTCCATAGTGTAGGAGTTATGGGTGATAATAGAACTTATGAAAATGCAGTTTGTTTAAGAGTTGTTGATGCGAGCGATGGAATGACTGCGAGTTTTTCAAGGCTTCCTTATGAGTTTTTGGAAAATGTAAGTCGCCGTATAATAAACGAAGTTGAAGGAATAAATAGAGTAGTTTATGACATCTCTAGCAAGCCACCTGCAACAATTGAATGGGAATAAAATAAGTAATGTTTTTAATATATAATCAAAATATAAAATTATATTTTGATTATATGTGAGTTTAATAACCTAACTAAGATGGAAAATGAAATTAAAAGGATTGACTATAAATAATTCAGTGACAGAAAAATTTATGGGAACTTCTTTTTGTAATAAAAACAAATTTATAGAAAATACTACTTTAAACTTATCAACTGCCAATAATCATATTAATGTTAAACCTTTTATTAAGTGGGCTGGTGGTAAGTCTGCTTTGCTTGAGGATATAAGAAAATTCTATCCTAATAACTTGGGAAAAAATATAAACAAATATTGTGAGCCCTTTGTAGGTGGAGGAGCGGTATTGTTTGATATATTATCCAAATATAATATCGATGAGATTTATATTAGCGATATTAATAATGAGCTTATAAATGTATATAAAACTATAAAATTTAATGTTTTACAATTGATTGATATTTTAAGCAAAATTCAAAATGAATATATTTCATTAGATACTGAAAAAAGAAAAGAATATTACTATCTAAAAAGAGATGAATTTAATGATTACATAAGTAAAAAAACAGATGATATTACTTATGGTTCTGCTTTGTTTATATTTCTAAATAGAACTTGTTTTAACGGTTTATATAGAGTAAATAGTAAAGGGTTGTTTAATGTACCTATAGGTTCATACAAAAATCCTAAAATTTGCGATGAATATAATTTGAAGAATATTTCTGCAAAATTAAAGAATGTGAATATATTCTGTGCTAAATATGATAAATCCATAGATTTTATTGATGAGAATACTTTTGTGTACTTTGATCCACCATATAGACCGATTACTGAAACTTCAAGTTTTACATCTTATGACAAATCAGATTTTGGAGATAATGAACAAATTGAATTATCAAAATATTATAAAAAAGCAAGCGAAACAGGAGCTGTATGTGTATTGAGCAATTCAGATCCTAAAAATGCTGATAAAGATGATAATTTTTTTGACGATTTGTATAAGGATTTTAATATCAATAGAATTAAGTCCAAAAGAAGAATCAATTCTAATGCTATTAATCGTGGAAATGTTAGTGAATTACTCATTACAAGCAATAAGGAGAATAGTAATGATTAAACATGGAACAGGAGGAGCAAATACAACAACAGGGTTAGTGTTTGAAGGAAAAACAGATCTTGTGACTTTTCTAAAGGCTCAAAAAGATTATAGAGTTGAAAAAGGAAAATATAATCAATCTTTTGATGTATACTTCAAAAATAATTTTGTTGGAAGGATCTTAAAGAAACATTCATTTTATAAATTTTTAGAAGAATATAATATTAATTGGCAAGATATTATATCAAAGAAATTACTTCCAGACGATAGTATTTTTGTTATAGTCAAAAATACCATGTATATCATAGAATGTAAATTTCAACAAATTCCAGGTTCAGTTGATGAAAAATTACAAACTTGTGATTTTAAGAAGAAACAATATCAAAAATTACTATCTAGGGCAAATATTGAAGTTGAATATATGTATTTATTATCTGATTGGTTTAAAGATTCTAAATATAAAGATGTTCTTGACTATATTATAAGTGTAAGATGTCAATATTACTTTGAATATATCCCGCTAAAAAAACTTGGTTTACCAGTTCCAAAAGATAAGAAAAGGTCTATTAAATGAGTAGAGTATTTGAAAAATGGTTAAATGGTTTTAAAAAGAGTATAGCATCCTATGGTTATTATACAGATTTTAAAAAAGTTTATAAAAATGTTGATGATATAAAGATTGAACTAAATATACTTAATTCTTTAATTGGTTCAAAAATATTGAAAAAGAATTTATTGATTTAGTTAATAAATATCCCGAAACTTTAAAATGTATCCCGATTCTTATAGCGGTAAGAGCCAATGAAATATATGCAGTTGATGCTGATGGTGAGTTTAATTATTCGTTTAAAAAGATGAACTATTCGCCTGAGCAATATGCTGTTTTTATGAGAAAATCAGGATTATTTGATTTACTTGAAGAACATATTGTTAATAATTTATATGATTATGCAACAGGAGTTGAAACTGGACTTGGATCCAATGGTAGAAAAAATCGTGGTGGACATTTGATGGAAGATTTGGTTGAAAGTTTCATCATTAAAGCTGGATTTAAAAAAGAAAAAAACTATTTTAAGGAAATGTATATTAATGAAATAGAATCAAGATGGAACATTGATTTATCAGAGATATCCAATCAAGGAAAAATGGAAAAACGCTTTGATTATGTTGTAAAAACAGAGAATCAAATTTACTTAATAGAAACCAACTTTTATGCAAGTGGTGGTTCAAAACTTAACGAAACAGCAAGAAGCTATAAGACAATAGCAACAGAAGTAGATAGAATTGATGGAGTTACATTTGTTTGGTTTACAGATGGCGAAGGCTGGAAAAGTGCAAAAAGAAATTTAGAAGAAGCCTTTGATGTAATGGAACATATTTATAATATAGATGATATGAAAAATGGGATAATGGAAAGAGTGTTTGAATAAAGGGATAATATATGAAAATAAGTGAAAATTTATCTGACAAAGAAATAAAACAATTACAAAAAACATTATATGAGTATTTTGAAACTGGATATCATTTTGAAGAATTTTTAAAGGAATATTTGATTAAAATGGGGTTAGATGAGGTTCAAGTTACGCAAAGATCTAAAGATGGAGGAATTGATTTAAAAGCTATCAGGAAAGGTGTTGGTGATTTTAGTGATATTGATATAATTCATTATTATGTTCAAGCAAAAAGATATAAAATTTCTAGTAAAATAAGTGTTAATAAAGTTAGAGAGCTTAAAGGAACAATTCCTTTTGGATATAAAGGAATGTTCATCACGACTTCATTCTTTACTAATGATGCTAAAAGCGAAGCAATTAATGATCCTTCCAAGCCTGTTGTATTAATTAATGGAGAGGCACTAATAAGAAGTTGTATTGATAATCAAATTGGTTTTGTCTATTTGCCAAAATTTAGTGCAAAGGAAATGGATAGTTTTTTAAAACATGATTCTGACTATGTTAAATATAAAGCCAAAAATTATATTGAAAAAATTATTACAGCAAATGATATAAGAGCAAGAATAATCTCTTGTCCATCTGCAATAATGAGTAAGCTAGATGGAAGAGAAGAAGTTGATGTTATTATTAATGATGATAAAGAATTTACTTTTTCAATAAACAAGGGTAGAAATTATTTTGCAAAGGTTACAGAATGTTTTAGAGAATACGGACTATTATCTGATGATAATGTTATAACTCCGAGAAAAAGTAAGTGGTATTTTGATGATAAAATGGATAAAGTTTTTATTTATATAGGTAAAGAAAATGTCTAAAAAAATAAATAAATGGGAACCTGATGATTTTGAATTAGAGATGAATACCGTTTGGTCTTTCCCAAAACGAGGAGATTGGGCGACTCATGATGCTAAATGGAGAGGAAATTGGTCACCTTATATACCTAGAAATTTAATATTAAGATATTCAAAAAAGGGTGATATTATACTAGATCAGTTTGTTGGTGGTGGAACTACATTAGTTGAGGCAAAATTATTAAATAGAGATATAATTGGTGTAGATATAAATGATGTTGCATTAAATAGATGCAAAGAAAAAATTGATTTTGAATGGGAAAATGCGGGACAGGTATATCTAAAAAAAGGTGATGCAAGAAAGTTGGATTTTATTAAAGATGAAAGCATAGATTTAATTTGTACCCATCCACCATATGCTAATATTATTAAGTATAGCGAAAATTTGGAAAATGATTTATCACATTTAAAAGTTAAAGATTTTTTAGACGAAATGAAATTTGTTGCAAAAGAATGTTATAGAGTTCTAAAGAAAGATAAATTTTGCACCATACTTATGGGTGATACAAGGCAAAAAGGTCATGTAATTCCAATGAGTTTTGAAGTAATGAAGATATTTGAAGCAGAAGGCTTTAAAACAAAAGAAATTATCATAAAAGAACAACATAATTGTAAAGCAACAGGTTTTTGGAAAACAAATAGTGTTAAGTATAATTTTTTATTGTTGGCACATGAATATTTGTTTGTGTTTAGGAAGTGAAATAGTCAAATTAAAGGAGTGATTATAAATGGAAATTAAAGTAAAACAAAAGGATTATGATTTAGTAAAAAAATAAGTATAACTTATGCTGATTCTTTTAAAATAAAGGATAGCTCTTTAGATGAAAATGACAAAGCAAGAATAGGCTTTTATTTTCTAGCTTTGGAACTAATTTTAGGAATAAAAGATATAGCAGAATTGTCAACAAAAATAATAGATTCTTCTTTTCAAGAAAAGGTTAATGGAGTTATTAATGAAGATTTAGGCATTGACGCTGTACACATAGATGAAAATAATAATAGGATTTGTCTATTTAATTTTAAGTATAGAGATACATTAAAAAAGGGAAGTGCTAAAACGCCTGCTGATTTAAGATCTACAAATTCATTTTTAGGCTATATTAAAGATGATGAACGGTTTAATAAAGACAAAGAAAAAATAACTGAATTGACTAAAGAAAAGATTTATGAAATCATAGAATTTAAGAAAATCGAACCAGAATTTAAGTGTGAATTGTACATGGTTAGTAATGATTGTACGGTTTTAGATGAAGAAGACCCTTCGGTGGTTGAATTCATTGATACTTATTCTTGGTTAGATGTTGAAAATTTTAATTTGTTAGATTTGTCCAAGGAATTGGCAATAAAACCAGATAATAATAAAGCTTCACTTATATTAAATGATAAAGAACTACTACAGCATGATATGGATGGGTATACAACTGCAAATTCATATGTTGCTAAAGTCAATATAGTTGATTTAATACGAATTACTAGTACTAATCATAAATTGAGAGAGAAGGAAAGTATAGATGAGTCTTCTATAATTTTAGAACAAGAAATTGATATAAATGTATTGTTTGATAATGTTAGGGGATATTTAGGGTCTACCAAATACAATAAAAATATTATATCTACATTGGAAGTAGAACCAGAAAAGTTTTTTCTTTTCAATAATGGGTTAACTATTACTGCAGATGATATAATTGTTAAAAAAATAAGAATGGATAAATGCTATAAAATTGAGTTAATTAACTATCAAATAGTAAATGGCGGCCAAACATTAAGGAGCA is a genomic window of Campylobacter blaseri containing:
- a CDS encoding AIPR family protein, giving the protein MELILGIKDIAELSTKIIDSSFQEKVNGVINEDLGIDAVHIDENNNRICLFNFKYRDTLKKGSAKTPADLRSTNSFLGYIKDDERFNKDKEKITELTKEKIYEIIEFKKIEPEFKCELYMVSNDCTVLDEEDPSVVEFIDTYSWLDVENFNLLDLSKELAIKPDNNKASLILNDKELLQHDMDGYTTANSYVAKVNIVDLIRITSTNHKLREKESIDESSIILEQEIDINVLFDNVRGYLGSTKYNKNIISTLEVEPEKFFLFNNGLTITADDIIVKKIRMDKCYKIELINYQIVNGGQTLRSIYQFKDEHRRK